From a single Macrobrachium rosenbergii isolate ZJJX-2024 chromosome 9, ASM4041242v1, whole genome shotgun sequence genomic region:
- the LOC136841934 gene encoding uncharacterized protein — MIQDLLTLSGTNSSGRQSEISLSREILLRQLLPEVRTQILNPYTMPLEDLIRMAQWLTNSARAAKRASTPAHPISSLQLEDGAEEEISAVTRRQPAYHHKKNPPGPCYYHQLYTWNFIVVDVRTPLLGADFLAHFGMAVDIGRKHLLNTDSCQSLPLAPRPSVPTIYSVATHQYAQLLKEFPQVFNPELHQVPGAPAKHRIYHHIKTKVPPVHAKFQRLPPQRLQEAKDAFPEMERMGINRKASSPSPKERLRHIQVVLQPLQENGLVVRFDKCTFGVEKADFLGHEISPDGIRPLASKVAAVTRFPTPTSVKAVQEFLGMVNYYRRLIPGITHTMGPHTEILKGQPKSLVWGPSQQQAFSLMKAGLAEATALAHQDPKAPLQLMTDASNVACGAVLEQIVAGAPQPIALFSKKLNLTEARYSTFDRELCAVYRAVRHFKLLLEGTPFTIWTDHQPLVHAFTKQGDAWSSRQQQHLAAIASSPAQSSASPA, encoded by the exons ATGATCCAGGACCTGCTCACCCTTTCCGGCACCAACAGCAGCGGTAGGCAGTCTGAGATCAGCTtatcaagggagatcctcctccgtcagctcctcccggaggtccgaacGCAGATCCTCAACCCTTACACCATGCcgctcgaggacctgatcaggatgGCGCAGTGGCTGACCAACTCtgcaagggcagcgaagcgggcatccacacccgcacaccccatcagttcccttCAGCTGGAGGAtggcgcagaggaggagataagcgccgtcaccagaAGGCAGCCAGCGtatcaccacaagaaaaacccaccgggcccttgctactaccaccagct atacacatggaacttcatcgtcgtggatgtaaggaccccgctcctgggtgcggatttcctcgcccactttgggATGGCAGTCGACATCGGTCGCAAGCATCTCCTCAAcacagactcctgccagtccctcccgctGGCACCGAGACCCAGCGTGCCTACCATCTACTCCGTCGCCacacaccagtacgcccagctgctgaaggagttcccccaAGTGTTCAACCCAGAGCTTCATCAGGTACCCGGAGCCCCAGCAAAGCacagaatctaccaccacatcaagacgaAGGTTCCCCCAGTGCAtgcaaagttccagaggcttccccctcagcgccttcaggaggccaaggatgcCTTCcccgagatggagcggatgggcataaacagaaaggcctccagccc GTCGCCCAAAGAGCGCCTGCGGCACATCCAGGTGGTCCTGCAGcccctgcaggagaatggcctcgtcgtcagattcgacaagtgcaccttcggcgtcgaaaaagctgacttcctaggccacgagatatccccggatggcaTCCGCCCGctcgcatcaaaggtcgcagccgtcaccaggttccccacccctacctccgtcaaggccgtccaggaattcctcgggatggtcaattACTACAGGAGGCTCATCCCCGGGATCACACACACCATGGGCCCCCACacagagatcctgaagggccaaccgaaatccttagtttggggacccagccagcaacaggccttctccctgatgaaggccggcctcgccgaggcaaccgccttagcccaccaggaccccaaagCCCCCCTCCAACTgatgacggatgccagcaacgtcgcctgcggggccgtcctggagcagatcgttgccggcgccccccagcccatcgccctcttcagcaaaaagttaaaCCTCacggaggcccgctacagcaccttcgacagggaactctgcgcagtgtatcgggcggtacggcacttcaagCTCCTcttggagggtacgcccttcacaatctggacggaccaccaaccgctggtccatgccttcaccaagcaaggggatgcatggtcttccaggcagcagcagcacctcgcggccatcgcgagttcacctgctcaatcaagTGCCTCCCCAGCATGA